In the genome of Dickeya fangzhongdai, one region contains:
- the murJ gene encoding murein biosynthesis integral membrane protein MurJ: MNLLKSLAAVSSMTMLSRVLGFVRDAIVARVFGAGMATDAFFVAFKLPNLLRRVFAEGAFSQAFVPILAEYKSQQGEEAARTFLAYVSGMLTLILALVTVAGMLVAPWVIMVTAPGFASTPERFELTSALLRVTFPYILLISLTSMAGSVLNTWNRFSVPAFAPTLLNISMIGFALLGARWFNPPVMALGWAVIVGGVLQLGYQLPYLKKIGMLVLPRIKFRDPSVSRVMKLMAPAILGVSVSQISLIINTIFASFLSQGAVSWMYYADRLMEFPSGVLGVALGTILLPSLSKSVASGNQQEYSRLLDWGLRLCFLLALPATVALGVLAKPLTVALFQYGKFSAFDALMTQRALVAYSIGLMGLILVKVLVPGFYARQDIKTPVKIGMVTLVMTQLMNLVFIGPLQHAGLSLSIGLASCLNAGLLFWQLRRQRIFEPLQGWKVFLMKLVTAVVVMSAVLLALNLWMPPWEQGNMTERMLRLLVVVAAGVVSYFASLAALGFRPKDFSRRSI, translated from the coding sequence ATGAATCTACTGAAATCACTGGCTGCGGTCAGTTCCATGACCATGCTTTCCCGTGTGCTGGGGTTCGTGCGTGACGCGATCGTCGCCCGCGTGTTCGGCGCCGGTATGGCGACCGACGCGTTTTTTGTGGCGTTCAAACTGCCGAATCTGCTGCGGCGCGTTTTTGCCGAAGGCGCGTTTTCCCAGGCGTTTGTGCCCATCCTGGCGGAATACAAGAGTCAGCAGGGCGAGGAGGCGGCGCGTACCTTTCTGGCCTACGTATCCGGGATGCTGACGCTAATACTGGCGTTGGTGACGGTGGCCGGGATGCTGGTCGCGCCCTGGGTGATCATGGTGACTGCGCCGGGGTTTGCCTCGACGCCGGAGCGCTTTGAACTGACCTCGGCGCTGCTGCGGGTTACCTTTCCCTATATTTTACTGATTTCGCTTACCTCGATGGCGGGGTCGGTGCTGAATACCTGGAACCGTTTTTCGGTGCCGGCGTTTGCGCCGACGCTACTGAACATCAGCATGATTGGTTTTGCGTTGCTGGGCGCCCGCTGGTTTAATCCGCCGGTGATGGCGCTGGGCTGGGCGGTCATAGTGGGCGGGGTGTTGCAACTGGGCTACCAACTGCCGTATCTGAAGAAAATCGGCATGCTGGTGCTGCCGCGCATCAAGTTCCGCGACCCCAGCGTCAGCCGGGTGATGAAGCTGATGGCGCCGGCGATCCTCGGCGTGTCGGTCAGCCAGATTTCACTGATCATCAATACTATTTTTGCGTCGTTCCTCAGCCAGGGGGCGGTGTCCTGGATGTACTACGCCGACCGGCTGATGGAGTTTCCATCCGGCGTGCTGGGCGTGGCGCTGGGGACGATTCTGTTGCCGTCGCTGTCGAAAAGCGTCGCCAGCGGCAATCAGCAGGAGTATTCACGGCTGCTGGACTGGGGGCTGCGGCTCTGTTTCCTGCTGGCGCTGCCGGCCACGGTCGCTCTGGGGGTGCTGGCCAAGCCGCTGACCGTGGCATTGTTCCAGTACGGTAAGTTCAGCGCCTTCGACGCGCTGATGACCCAGCGTGCGCTGGTCGCTTACTCCATCGGGCTGATGGGGTTGATTCTGGTAAAAGTGCTGGTGCCGGGTTTTTACGCACGACAGGATATTAAAACGCCGGTAAAAATTGGCATGGTGACGCTGGTGATGACCCAACTGATGAATCTGGTATTCATCGGCCCGCTGCAACATGCCGGGCTGTCGCTGTCGATTGGTCTGGCGTCCTGTCTCAACGCCGGGTTGTTGTTCTGGCAGTTGCGTCGTCAGCGTATCTTTGAACCTCTGCAGGGCTGGAAGGTATTTTTGATGAAGCTGGTGACGGCCGTTGTGGTGATGTCTGCGGTACTGCTCGCGCTGAATCTATGGATGCCACCCTGGGAGCAGGGCAATATGACGGAGCGGATGTTGCGTCTGCTGGTGGTCGTGGCAGCTGGCGTCGTTAGCTATTTTGCCTCGCTGGCGGCACTGGGGTTCCGCCCGAAAGATTTTTCCCGCCGTAGCATTTGA
- a CDS encoding DUF4255 domain-containing protein: protein MIDDALGYVKNILSQQLCHQFDSDGELVVVNNLVELNGSYPLKNQNKMVLTLINLEHETIKPFYGGRSASSPENTSVRQIMPAVRFNLDVLFTAHFDDYHEALKFLSATIAFFQASPTLVRQKFPDMPDDLTQLQFEIENSSYEKTQNLWSALGARYQPSIIYKIRHIAIQSNQIAGETPVLQHVTNKVSP from the coding sequence ATGATTGATGACGCGCTAGGCTACGTTAAAAACATATTGAGCCAACAATTATGTCATCAATTTGACAGTGACGGCGAACTGGTCGTGGTGAATAATCTGGTGGAGCTGAATGGCAGCTATCCATTGAAAAATCAGAATAAGATGGTGCTGACGCTGATCAATCTCGAACATGAAACTATAAAGCCATTTTATGGCGGCCGTTCAGCGAGCAGCCCGGAAAATACCAGCGTCAGGCAAATAATGCCTGCGGTAAGGTTTAATCTTGACGTTTTATTTACCGCGCACTTTGACGATTACCATGAAGCCTTGAAATTTCTATCCGCCACCATCGCCTTTTTCCAGGCAAGCCCCACGCTGGTCAGACAGAAATTTCCCGATATGCCGGATGATTTAACGCAGCTGCAATTCGAAATAGAGAATTCATCCTATGAAAAAACGCAAAATCTCTGGAGCGCATTAGGCGCGCGGTATCAACCATCGATTATTTACAAAATTCGTCACATCGCTATTCAGTCGAATCAGATTGCGGGTGAAACACCGGTATTGCAGCACGTCACCAATAAGGTATCGCCCTGA
- a CDS encoding phage tail sheath family protein, protein MLASNIKTPGVYINELNAFPNSVVPVATAVPAFIGYTPNAEYQGKSYYNKAQKITSFAEFQAIYMNPNPAPPADPASQYNPEYYLVEQKSQPAQGEYLLLNGSYYSIVPDPNTLYYLYNSIRLFYQNGGGDAYIVSVGTYGASSGKAGDVDAPFVNPNVTLADLQRGLALLQNEQEPTIYICPEATLLSVDDNATLMQSMLLQAAELQTAVCLFDIIGGNAPDPIMYTNDIETFRNNTGSNGLNYGAAYYPFVGTTIMQSSDINFTNLFGGDIKQLAPILNPPSAPNAVVAKIIGMIETPPATNPMTNSQLNAALLNASQTYSQIINHVLTSANILPPSGAVAGVYTVNDNLNGVWHAPANTSIVGAAHLPIRLTDAQQADLNVNAVSGKSINAIRFFNGQGILIWGARTLDGNSQDWRYVSVRRTMTFLEQSVKLAARAYVFEPNNANTWAAVRSEIISFLTSIWKEGGLQGASAADAFQVLCGLGSTMTGDDLLNGFLNVTVKVAIVRPAEFLVITFEQEMAKSG, encoded by the coding sequence ATGCTAGCATCCAACATCAAAACTCCGGGTGTGTACATCAATGAGCTGAATGCGTTTCCGAACTCTGTGGTCCCTGTCGCCACAGCGGTTCCGGCCTTCATCGGCTACACACCCAATGCGGAATATCAGGGCAAGTCATACTATAACAAGGCGCAGAAGATCACGTCCTTTGCCGAGTTTCAGGCCATCTACATGAATCCGAATCCGGCGCCGCCGGCGGATCCCGCGTCACAATACAACCCGGAATACTATCTGGTAGAGCAGAAGAGCCAGCCTGCTCAGGGAGAGTATCTGCTGCTGAACGGCAGTTACTATTCTATTGTGCCAGACCCGAATACGCTCTATTACCTCTATAACAGCATCCGGCTGTTTTACCAGAACGGCGGGGGCGATGCGTATATCGTGTCCGTCGGCACCTATGGCGCCTCCAGCGGCAAAGCGGGCGATGTCGACGCGCCGTTCGTTAACCCGAACGTGACGCTGGCGGATCTGCAACGGGGGCTGGCGTTGTTGCAAAACGAGCAAGAGCCGACCATCTATATCTGCCCGGAAGCGACGCTGCTGTCGGTGGACGACAACGCCACGCTGATGCAGAGCATGTTGCTGCAGGCGGCGGAGCTGCAAACCGCGGTTTGCCTGTTCGATATCATTGGCGGCAATGCGCCAGACCCCATCATGTACACCAACGATATTGAAACGTTCCGCAATAACACCGGATCGAACGGGCTGAATTACGGGGCCGCCTATTACCCGTTCGTGGGCACCACGATCATGCAGAGCAGCGATATCAACTTCACCAACCTGTTTGGCGGCGATATCAAGCAACTGGCGCCGATCCTGAATCCGCCGTCGGCGCCGAATGCCGTCGTCGCCAAGATCATCGGCATGATTGAAACCCCGCCCGCCACCAATCCGATGACCAACTCGCAGCTGAACGCGGCGCTGCTCAACGCGTCGCAGACCTACTCGCAAATCATCAATCACGTGTTGACCAGCGCGAACATACTGCCGCCCAGCGGCGCGGTGGCCGGCGTCTACACCGTTAACGATAACCTGAACGGCGTCTGGCACGCCCCAGCGAACACCAGCATCGTCGGGGCCGCGCACCTGCCGATCCGCCTGACGGATGCCCAGCAGGCGGATCTCAATGTGAATGCGGTGTCGGGCAAATCGATCAACGCGATCCGCTTTTTCAACGGGCAAGGCATTTTGATCTGGGGCGCCCGAACGCTCGATGGCAACAGTCAGGACTGGCGCTATGTGTCGGTGCGCCGAACCATGACCTTTCTGGAGCAGTCGGTCAAACTCGCGGCGCGCGCCTATGTGTTTGAACCCAATAACGCCAATACCTGGGCGGCGGTCCGCAGCGAGATCATCAGCTTCCTGACGTCTATCTGGAAAGAGGGCGGTTTGCAGGGGGCGTCGGCGGCCGATGCGTTTCAGGTGCTCTGCGGGCTGGGCTCGACCATGACCGGCGATGACCTGCTGAACGGCTTCCTGAATGTGACGGTCAAGGTGGCGATCGTCCGGCCGGCGGAATTCCTCGTGATCACCTTTGAGCAGGAAATGGCGAAGTCGGGCTAA
- a CDS encoding phage tail protein yields MADDGSKEGSTWPMPKFRFEVDLGSELKGVAFQEVSGMDKEVQVIEYRHSNSTLFSTIKMPGIAKFGNITMKRGVFVNDNNFWKWMDEIEMNTVKRRTVLIKLLDENGAVTMQWQLNNAWPTKITGTDLKSDANEVAVDTLEIAHEQLLVTNGS; encoded by the coding sequence ATGGCAGATGACGGCAGCAAAGAAGGCAGCACATGGCCGATGCCCAAATTTCGGTTTGAGGTCGATCTCGGCTCGGAATTGAAAGGGGTGGCGTTTCAGGAAGTGTCCGGTATGGACAAAGAGGTTCAGGTGATTGAGTACCGTCACAGCAACAGTACCTTGTTCTCGACCATCAAAATGCCGGGGATTGCGAAGTTCGGCAACATCACGATGAAGCGCGGCGTGTTTGTCAACGACAACAACTTCTGGAAATGGATGGACGAAATCGAGATGAACACCGTCAAACGGCGGACGGTGCTGATCAAACTGCTGGATGAAAATGGCGCGGTCACCATGCAATGGCAATTGAACAATGCCTGGCCGACCAAAATCACCGGCACCGATCTGAAGTCCGACGCCAATGAAGTGGCGGTGGATACCCTGGAAATCGCCCATGAACAATTGCTTGTGACCAATGGCTCTTAA
- a CDS encoding phage tail protein, translating to MALNLQTSFYFSVSISGMGSNDAAFQEVSGLSKEMGIEEVVCGGENRFKYRLPAHTTFQNLVLRRGVLNAESALISWVKDTLDNGVSAPIKTRDIKVWLLNENGNVSMDWNFIAAYPVKWSGSSLKSQESEIFIETLEFAYQYFEMPNFETLSLGDD from the coding sequence ATGGCTCTTAACCTGCAAACCAGCTTTTACTTCAGTGTTTCGATTTCCGGCATGGGCAGCAACGATGCTGCCTTTCAGGAAGTCAGCGGGCTGAGCAAAGAAATGGGGATTGAAGAGGTGGTGTGCGGCGGGGAGAACCGGTTTAAGTATCGGCTGCCCGCCCACACGACGTTTCAGAATCTGGTCCTGCGGCGCGGCGTGCTCAATGCGGAATCGGCGTTGATTAGTTGGGTGAAGGACACGCTGGACAACGGCGTGTCCGCACCGATCAAAACCCGCGATATCAAGGTCTGGCTGCTGAATGAAAACGGCAACGTCAGCATGGACTGGAATTTTATCGCCGCCTATCCGGTGAAGTGGTCCGGCAGCAGCCTGAAGTCGCAGGAAAGTGAAATATTTATTGAAACGCTGGAGTTCGCCTACCAGTACTTCGAAATGCCCAATTTTGAAACCCTTTCACTGGGAGATGACTGA